One Bosea sp. 685 DNA segment encodes these proteins:
- a CDS encoding glutamine amidotransferase family protein, producing MCGIVGLFIKTPELEQDLGRLLSGMLETMSDRGPDSAGFAIYGADKADLVKLTLSHSDPAALERAAAELNAHLGYPTERTTRSNHLIVSVRRADEEKARAFATAAGLRVVGAGKRMEIFKEVGLPIQVAEQFGLSGMSGTHGIGHTRMATESAVTTNGAHPFSTGRDQCLVHNGSLSNHNSVRRELKREGLSFETENDSEVAAGYLTWRMREGASLRMALEDSLKALDGFYTFVVGTENGFAVLRDPVSCKPAVMAETKDYVAFGSEYRALAGLPGIESAHIFEPEPAKVYAWERA from the coding sequence ATGTGCGGGATCGTCGGCTTATTCATCAAGACTCCGGAGCTTGAGCAAGATCTGGGCCGGCTCCTCTCCGGCATGCTCGAGACGATGAGCGATCGCGGGCCCGACAGCGCGGGCTTCGCCATCTACGGCGCGGACAAGGCCGACCTCGTCAAGCTGACGCTCAGCCATTCCGACCCTGCTGCCTTGGAGCGCGCCGCCGCCGAGCTCAACGCCCATCTCGGCTATCCCACGGAGCGGACCACCCGCTCCAACCACCTCATCGTCTCGGTGCGCCGCGCCGACGAGGAGAAGGCGCGTGCCTTCGCGACTGCCGCCGGCCTGCGCGTCGTCGGCGCCGGCAAGCGCATGGAGATCTTCAAGGAGGTCGGGCTTCCCATCCAGGTCGCGGAGCAGTTCGGCCTCTCCGGCATGTCCGGCACGCACGGCATCGGCCATACCCGCATGGCAACAGAATCCGCCGTGACCACGAACGGCGCCCATCCCTTCTCGACCGGACGGGACCAGTGCCTCGTCCATAACGGCTCGCTCTCCAACCACAATTCGGTGCGGCGCGAGCTGAAGCGCGAGGGCCTGTCCTTCGAGACCGAGAACGACAGCGAGGTCGCCGCCGGCTACCTGACCTGGCGCATGCGCGAGGGTGCTTCGCTGCGCATGGCGCTGGAGGACAGCCTCAAGGCGCTGGACGGCTTCTACACCTTCGTGGTCGGCACCGAGAACGGCTTTGCCGTGCTGCGCGACCCCGTCTCCTGCAAGCCGGCGGTGATGGCGGAGACCAAGGACTATGTCGCATTCGGCTCGGAATACCGTGCGCTTGCCGGCCTGCCCGGCATCGAAAGCGCCCATATCTTCGAGCCTGAGCCAGCCAAGGTCTACGCCTGGGAGCGCGCCTGA
- a CDS encoding GntR family transcriptional regulator, producing MNSTERPMLVDRPGKTLRELTLEKMREAILDMRFKPGARLVERDLCEQLGVSRTIVREVLRHLESEGLVATLPNRGPIVAKTTPDEAKQIYEIRGVLEGIAARACAESKQPGVVAALESRLANIRAAYAENAMSTVLAETTEFYRLLFAASGKDIAWGIVSSITVRINYLRSMTIKTTGRNVEGPRQMQNIVDAIRAGDGEAAYNAALTHVRNASSIAQGLLSEQADTV from the coding sequence ATGAATTCGACTGAGCGGCCGATGCTGGTCGATCGTCCGGGGAAGACCCTTCGTGAATTGACTCTAGAAAAGATGCGCGAGGCGATCCTCGACATGCGCTTCAAGCCGGGCGCGCGACTTGTCGAGCGCGATCTGTGCGAGCAACTCGGGGTCAGCCGGACCATCGTCCGCGAGGTTTTGCGCCATCTCGAATCGGAAGGGCTCGTCGCGACGCTTCCCAATCGCGGGCCGATCGTGGCCAAGACCACGCCGGATGAAGCCAAGCAGATCTACGAGATTCGTGGTGTGCTCGAAGGCATCGCGGCCAGGGCCTGCGCGGAAAGCAAGCAGCCCGGCGTCGTCGCTGCGCTCGAAAGCCGGCTTGCGAACATCCGCGCGGCCTATGCCGAGAATGCGATGTCGACGGTCCTCGCCGAGACCACCGAATTCTATCGCCTGTTGTTCGCAGCCTCCGGCAAGGACATCGCCTGGGGCATCGTCAGCTCCATCACCGTGCGCATCAATTATCTGCGCTCGATGACGATCAAGACGACGGGGCGCAATGTCGAGGGGCCCAGGCAGATGCAGAACATCGTCGACGCGATCCGGGCCGGCGACGGTGAGGCGGCCTATAATGCGGCGCTGACGCATGTCCGCAACGCCTCGTCGATCGCCCAGGGTTTGCTCTCGGAGCAAGCGGATACGGTCTGA
- a CDS encoding adenylyl-sulfate kinase has product MKNFTGIDSPYEPPETPDIHLDTDRGAIERSADLIIDFLKKGHYLKPG; this is encoded by the coding sequence ATCAAGAACTTCACCGGGATCGACAGCCCCTACGAGCCGCCGGAAACGCCCGACATCCACCTCGATACGGACAGGGGCGCAATCGAGCGCTCGGCGGACCTGATCATCGATTTCCTGAAGAAGGGTCACTACCTCAAACCGGGCTGA
- a CDS encoding XRE family transcriptional regulator: protein MRGWQGMVLSLSVQDSSTGSGAPGETRKTLEIALGRQIRAIRRSHDLSVADLATAAGISAGMLSKIENGQISPSLGTIAAIAASVNVPISTLFAAFEEKSDCSYVPAGKGVNIERRGTKAGHVYELLGHALGGDVVVEPYLITLREDASPFTGFQHAGVEFIYMLSGEVVYRHAEGRYRLKPGDALLFDSGALHGPEEFVQLPMTYLSIIVYPRQAL from the coding sequence ATGCGCGGTTGGCAAGGGATGGTGCTGTCGTTGAGCGTCCAGGACAGTTCGACCGGCTCGGGAGCGCCGGGGGAGACACGCAAAACACTGGAAATCGCGCTTGGCCGTCAGATCCGCGCGATCCGGCGTTCGCATGATCTGTCGGTCGCCGATCTCGCGACGGCTGCCGGGATTTCGGCCGGCATGCTGTCGAAGATCGAGAACGGGCAGATCTCGCCCTCGCTCGGTACGATCGCGGCCATCGCCGCCAGCGTCAACGTGCCGATCAGCACGCTCTTTGCCGCCTTCGAGGAGAAGAGCGACTGCTCCTATGTGCCGGCCGGCAAGGGGGTCAACATCGAGCGGCGCGGCACCAAGGCCGGGCATGTCTATGAGCTTCTGGGCCATGCGCTTGGCGGCGATGTGGTGGTCGAACCCTATCTCATCACCCTGCGCGAGGATGCTTCGCCCTTCACCGGCTTCCAGCATGCCGGGGTCGAATTCATCTACATGCTCAGCGGCGAGGTGGTTTATCGGCACGCCGAGGGACGCTATCGCTTGAAGCCGGGCGATGCGCTCTTGTTCGACTCGGGCGCGCTGCACGGGCCGGAGGAGTTCGTGCAATTGCCGATGACCTATCTGTCGATCATCGTCTATCCGCGCCAGGCGCTTTAA
- a CDS encoding protein glxC: protein MPVVDLATVPLRSLNADLHKLPQNTNETHWTIRNPGGKHALAVGLDAPVIVEIEGHVGYYCGGMNKEATIVVSGNAGVGVGENMMSGEIRIKGDASQAAGATGRGGLLVIEGDASARCGISMKGIDIVVKGSIGPMSAFMAQEGNLVVLGDAGEALGDSIYEARLFVRGAVRSLGADCVEKPMEAADRTALAGVIARAGLSDDVSPDEFKLYGSARTLYHFHVDNASAY, encoded by the coding sequence ATGCCTGTCGTCGACCTCGCAACGGTTCCGCTGCGCTCGCTGAACGCGGATCTGCACAAGCTGCCCCAAAACACCAATGAGACGCATTGGACGATCAGGAATCCCGGCGGCAAGCACGCTCTGGCGGTCGGGCTCGACGCGCCGGTGATCGTCGAGATCGAGGGGCATGTCGGCTACTATTGCGGCGGCATGAACAAGGAAGCGACGATCGTCGTCTCCGGCAATGCCGGGGTCGGCGTCGGCGAGAACATGATGTCGGGCGAAATCCGCATCAAGGGCGACGCCAGCCAGGCGGCCGGCGCCACAGGCCGCGGCGGCCTTCTCGTCATCGAGGGTGATGCATCGGCCCGCTGCGGCATCTCGATGAAGGGCATCGACATCGTCGTGAAGGGCTCGATCGGCCCGATGAGCGCCTTCATGGCGCAAGAAGGCAATCTCGTCGTGCTCGGCGATGCCGGCGAGGCGCTGGGCGATTCCATCTACGAGGCCAGGCTCTTCGTGCGCGGCGCGGTCAGGAGCCTCGGTGCCGATTGCGTGGAGAAGCCGATGGAGGCCGCCGACCGCACGGCGCTGGCAGGCGTCATCGCGCGCGCGGGCCTCAGCGACGACGTCTCGCCGGACGAGTTCAAGCTCTATGGCTCCGCCCGCACCCTCTACCATTTCCACGTCGACAACGCCTCGGCGTATTGA
- a CDS encoding allantoate amidohydrolase, with product MPDLAVDEERLWSDVMTLAQIGALPNGGCDRLALTEADAAARSLLRYWFQQAGLNVSVDPIGNIFGRREGTQPGLPPVFVGSHIDTQSPGGKFDGVLGVLAGLECIRTLNRAGIQTRYPIEVVNWTNEEGARFAPGLMGSAVFTGQLDLAAAHASKDPSGVSVAEALTRIRQLGDAPMQRRVDSYFELHIEQGDRLQQAGHRIGVVIGSEFNCFADITCIGENSHAQATPMAQRRNPLAAAAELITAIEAIGHRNAPVGSAGVASLRLWPNNRINIPHRVVFTYSGTHPERAGMASMRREIGEAAAAIARRTGIRIDVEASPDREAIDFDPALAVLVEEIATQQGFSTMRLRSRAGHDAIRMAPYCPTQMIFVPCKDGISHSEFEDCRSDDAAAGANVLLHALHARANRAGGQ from the coding sequence TTGCCCGACCTTGCCGTTGACGAGGAACGCCTCTGGTCCGACGTCATGACGCTTGCCCAGATCGGTGCTCTGCCCAATGGGGGGTGCGATCGCCTTGCCTTGACCGAGGCGGACGCGGCGGCCAGGAGCCTGTTGCGCTACTGGTTCCAGCAGGCGGGGCTCAACGTTTCGGTTGATCCGATCGGGAACATTTTCGGGCGGCGCGAGGGCACTCAGCCTGGCTTGCCGCCGGTCTTTGTGGGCAGTCACATCGATACCCAGTCGCCAGGCGGTAAGTTCGACGGCGTGCTGGGCGTCTTGGCGGGTCTCGAATGCATCCGCACACTCAACCGGGCAGGCATACAGACCCGCTATCCAATCGAAGTCGTCAACTGGACCAACGAGGAGGGCGCGCGCTTCGCTCCGGGCTTGATGGGATCTGCGGTCTTCACCGGACAGCTGGATCTTGCTGCCGCCCATGCGTCGAAGGATCCATCTGGCGTCTCCGTCGCCGAAGCGCTGACGCGCATTCGCCAGCTTGGCGATGCGCCCATGCAGCGTCGGGTCGACAGCTATTTCGAACTTCACATCGAACAGGGCGACAGGCTGCAGCAGGCCGGGCACAGGATCGGCGTGGTCATCGGCAGCGAATTCAACTGCTTTGCCGACATCACATGCATTGGCGAGAACAGCCATGCACAGGCGACCCCAATGGCCCAACGACGCAATCCGTTAGCTGCGGCCGCCGAATTGATTACGGCGATCGAGGCGATTGGCCATCGCAACGCTCCTGTCGGATCGGCTGGTGTGGCGTCGTTGAGGCTTTGGCCCAACAACCGGATCAACATTCCTCATCGCGTGGTGTTCACTTACTCGGGCACGCATCCTGAGCGCGCTGGCATGGCTTCGATGCGGCGCGAGATCGGCGAGGCCGCTGCCGCGATAGCGCGTCGCACCGGCATCCGCATCGATGTTGAAGCGTCGCCTGATCGCGAAGCGATCGACTTCGATCCAGCTCTCGCCGTGCTCGTCGAGGAGATTGCGACGCAGCAGGGCTTCAGCACCATGCGCCTGCGCTCCCGCGCCGGACATGACGCCATCCGGATGGCTCCCTATTGTCCCACGCAGATGATCTTTGTGCCCTGCAAGGACGGTATATCGCATAGCGAGTTCGAGGATTGCCGGAGCGACGACGCGGCGGCGGGCGCCAATGTGCTTCTGCACGCTCTACATGCCCGCGCCAACAGGGCGGGTGGTCAATAG
- a CDS encoding host attachment protein — protein MQMLLLHAWSDSLIEETLMQLPNGAVVALVDGKHFELHRNSGDEASPVLSSMESPDLDESNKSGSSGRDSSSANPTGHQIDEDGHAAAATEWLNQQVLGHKIEKLIIVASPRTLGEMRRHYHKQLHVALVADLSKDLVGKSGQELLAALQAA, from the coding sequence ATGCAGATGCTCTTGCTTCACGCCTGGTCGGACAGCCTGATTGAGGAGACACTGATGCAGCTACCAAATGGTGCCGTTGTCGCGCTGGTCGATGGGAAGCATTTCGAGCTTCATCGCAACAGCGGCGATGAAGCGAGCCCGGTTCTCTCATCGATGGAATCGCCCGATCTCGACGAGAGCAATAAGAGCGGGAGCTCGGGACGCGACTCCAGTTCTGCCAACCCGACCGGCCACCAGATCGATGAAGACGGCCACGCTGCTGCGGCAACCGAATGGCTCAATCAGCAGGTTCTCGGGCACAAGATTGAGAAACTGATCATTGTCGCCTCGCCCAGGACACTGGGGGAAATGCGGCGGCATTACCACAAACAGCTTCACGTCGCTCTCGTGGCAGACCTGTCGAAGGACCTCGTTGGAAAAAGCGGGCAGGAGCTGTTGGCCGCCCTTCAAGCCGCCTGA
- a CDS encoding ABC transporter substrate-binding protein, translating to MIGLAGLMALVALPAAQAQAQGCTPKIAGNLLTKAGHFVMATSPTLPPMAYADQKGVLKGMRVELGYEIAKRLCLTPDYISTEYAAMVPGLQGGRWDMINAGLFVTPERLKILYMIPYENLAISISTPTQAGKPITAVDDLAGKRVSTDLGGYAERKIRDLNKEFKSRGLTEMTINLFDNYATVYQALRAGQVDAAVSIDPVAKQYQERGEFTHALSGMFPTPGSLSFGQKAIADAVAQALKEMEADGSLAKLMSDYGVGQVEGGVRVLGRDS from the coding sequence ATGATCGGGCTCGCAGGCCTGATGGCGCTGGTCGCCCTCCCCGCTGCGCAGGCTCAGGCGCAAGGCTGCACGCCGAAGATCGCCGGAAATCTCCTGACCAAGGCCGGGCATTTCGTCATGGCTACCAGCCCCACCTTGCCGCCGATGGCCTATGCGGACCAGAAGGGCGTGCTGAAGGGCATGCGGGTCGAGCTCGGATACGAGATCGCCAAGCGTCTGTGCCTGACGCCGGATTATATCAGCACGGAATATGCCGCGATGGTGCCGGGCCTGCAGGGTGGCCGCTGGGACATGATCAATGCCGGCCTCTTCGTCACGCCCGAGCGCCTGAAGATCCTCTACATGATCCCTTATGAGAATCTCGCGATCAGCATCTCGACGCCGACCCAGGCGGGCAAGCCGATCACGGCTGTCGACGACCTCGCCGGCAAGCGGGTCAGCACCGATCTCGGCGGCTATGCCGAGCGCAAGATCCGCGACCTGAACAAGGAGTTCAAGTCGCGCGGGCTCACCGAGATGACCATCAATCTCTTCGACAACTACGCCACGGTCTATCAGGCCTTGCGCGCCGGCCAGGTCGATGCGGCGGTCTCGATCGACCCCGTCGCCAAGCAATATCAGGAGCGCGGCGAGTTCACCCATGCGCTGAGCGGCATGTTCCCGACGCCGGGCTCACTCTCCTTCGGCCAGAAGGCCATTGCCGATGCGGTGGCCCAGGCGCTGAAGGAGATGGAGGCCGACGGCTCGCTGGCCAAGCTGATGTCCGACTACGGCGTCGGCCAGGTCGAGGGCGGCGTCCGCGTGCTGGGGCGCGACAGCTAG
- a CDS encoding SOS response-associated peptidase: MCNLYSMTKSVDAMRKLFAKFDAPETNLPPLPGIFPDYEAPIIRNHGDGVAELVMTRWGMPSSKLALFEAASRRADKLRAKGKVVDFDALLPMEPDSGTTNVRNTASAHWKRWLGVDNRCLVPFSSFSEFNRDAGGDIWFAFDEDRPLAFFAGIWAPQWTSVRKVSKGLETIDLFAFLTATPNAEVGAVHPKAMPVILTTPEECEAWMTMPWNDVKGLQRPLPDGALQIVARGLKKDGDAA; this comes from the coding sequence ATGTGTAACCTCTACTCGATGACGAAGAGCGTCGACGCGATGCGCAAGCTCTTCGCGAAATTCGACGCGCCGGAGACCAATCTGCCGCCGCTGCCGGGCATCTTCCCGGACTATGAAGCGCCGATCATCCGCAATCACGGGGATGGTGTCGCGGAACTCGTCATGACGCGCTGGGGCATGCCGAGCTCAAAGCTGGCGCTCTTCGAGGCAGCGAGCCGGCGCGCCGATAAGCTGCGGGCCAAGGGCAAGGTGGTCGACTTTGACGCTCTGCTGCCAATGGAGCCCGACAGCGGCACGACGAACGTCCGCAACACCGCCAGCGCCCATTGGAAACGCTGGCTCGGTGTCGACAATCGCTGCCTCGTGCCCTTCTCCAGCTTCAGCGAGTTCAACCGCGACGCTGGCGGCGATATCTGGTTCGCCTTCGACGAGGATCGGCCGCTCGCCTTTTTCGCCGGCATATGGGCGCCGCAATGGACCAGCGTCCGCAAGGTTAGCAAAGGGCTGGAAACGATCGACCTCTTCGCATTCCTAACCGCAACGCCGAACGCTGAGGTCGGGGCCGTGCACCCGAAGGCGATGCCGGTGATCTTGACGACGCCGGAAGAGTGCGAGGCGTGGATGACCATGCCTTGGAACGACGTGAAGGGGCTGCAGCGTCCCCTGCCGGACGGCGCGCTGCAGATCGTTGCGCGCGGTCTCAAGAAGGACGGCGATGCGGCCTAG
- a CDS encoding DUF6615 family protein, translating into MQLVILPVDISSTSNGEAIVSATMCDLAPKLPRLIGVLLDRERHLKRGRFREETMTDLFTGALAAFAGPNLVIQYPVELDTGGDLDLHFWHAESNRSLCVRIQAKRLSAEMNGSQPVKMKHRAYNELLHWPPTGKDYQFRILRDTPNPLVPLYIFYNHESVTLDPEFAGATPGVRGINLAFARDIANELEAKLDAAGSSPRQIKHHKRLSHLRKHFFGIEAILCPVGDWKDEIVPTPELVRVSLRERYRRDRDGADSAGDLDPVFRLLWEPAGVTGLSLDVQRLPDGPSVRLRQRSISVPTITFISGRTSDKRTPFISDDRGSRRS; encoded by the coding sequence ATGCAACTCGTGATCCTTCCCGTCGATATTTCATCGACGTCAAACGGGGAAGCGATCGTGTCGGCGACAATGTGTGACCTCGCGCCGAAATTGCCGCGTCTGATCGGCGTGCTTCTGGATCGGGAACGCCATCTCAAAAGAGGACGTTTCCGGGAAGAGACGATGACCGACCTTTTCACGGGAGCGCTCGCAGCATTCGCCGGACCTAACCTCGTGATTCAATACCCCGTCGAGCTCGACACGGGCGGCGATCTCGATCTGCACTTCTGGCATGCGGAGAGCAATCGCAGTCTTTGCGTCAGGATCCAGGCCAAGCGTTTGAGCGCCGAGATGAATGGGTCACAACCGGTCAAGATGAAGCATCGTGCCTATAATGAGCTGCTTCATTGGCCGCCAACGGGGAAGGACTACCAGTTCCGAATCCTTCGCGATACGCCCAATCCTTTGGTTCCGCTCTATATATTCTACAACCACGAGAGCGTTACGCTCGATCCCGAGTTCGCAGGAGCGACGCCGGGCGTCCGCGGGATTAACCTCGCGTTTGCCCGCGACATCGCCAACGAGCTGGAGGCAAAATTGGACGCGGCCGGGAGCTCGCCGAGGCAGATCAAGCATCACAAGCGGCTAAGCCACTTGCGTAAGCACTTCTTCGGAATCGAAGCTATCCTGTGCCCTGTCGGCGACTGGAAAGATGAAATCGTCCCAACACCAGAACTCGTTCGGGTCTCCTTGAGGGAGCGGTACCGGCGGGACCGCGATGGCGCTGACAGTGCGGGCGATCTCGATCCTGTTTTTCGTTTGCTTTGGGAGCCCGCCGGGGTGACCGGCCTTAGCCTAGACGTGCAGCGCTTGCCTGACGGTCCGTCGGTGCGTCTCAGGCAGCGTAGCATATCGGTCCCTACGATCACTTTTATCTCGGGCCGGACGAGCGACAAGCGGACACCATTCATTTCGGATGATCGCGGCTCGAGGCGCAGTTGA
- a CDS encoding iron-containing alcohol dehydrogenase, whose amino-acid sequence MINRILTPRELIIGGGSIAQLPALLGRLGVSRPLLVIDPGVLKLGLAEPAIAAMRAAGIELDIFAEVIEDPTDATVALAVERIRSRERDSVIGFGGGSAIDTGKAATIVASTGEAVHALKVPRIVDLSVMPFIAVPTTAGTGSEVTRACVITDTQRQEKMLILGTAALPAAAIVDFELTLTCPFRVTVDTGLDALTHALEAIINRNRNAHADALAFSALALIGAHLETAASEPGNRAAREAMMLGATHAGLAVSNTSTALIHGLSRPIGAFFHVPHGLSNAMLLPLVTAYSLSAAPRQYAAAARALGWATAGDSDAHAGRTLVQGFIGLNARLKVPTPQNFGIGGERYQALLPEMARQALSSGTPQNNPRIPDTDEIIELYRNAWDGRVPVFFR is encoded by the coding sequence ATGATCAACCGCATCCTCACCCCTCGCGAACTCATCATCGGCGGCGGGTCGATCGCGCAGCTTCCCGCGCTGCTGGGGCGCCTCGGCGTCTCGCGGCCTCTGCTCGTCATCGACCCCGGCGTCCTCAAGCTCGGACTGGCCGAGCCCGCGATCGCCGCCATGCGCGCAGCCGGAATCGAGCTCGATATCTTCGCGGAGGTCATCGAGGATCCCACCGACGCCACGGTCGCTCTCGCCGTGGAGCGGATACGCAGCCGCGAGCGGGACAGCGTCATCGGCTTCGGCGGCGGCAGCGCCATCGACACGGGCAAGGCCGCCACCATCGTCGCCAGCACCGGGGAAGCGGTCCACGCCCTGAAAGTTCCGCGCATCGTCGACCTGAGCGTGATGCCCTTCATCGCGGTTCCGACGACGGCGGGAACGGGCAGCGAGGTGACGCGGGCCTGCGTAATCACCGACACGCAGCGCCAGGAGAAGATGCTGATCCTGGGAACGGCCGCCTTGCCGGCCGCCGCGATCGTCGATTTCGAGTTGACCCTGACTTGCCCGTTCCGCGTCACGGTCGACACGGGGCTCGATGCGCTGACGCATGCCCTGGAAGCGATCATAAACCGCAACCGCAACGCCCATGCCGATGCGCTCGCATTCTCGGCGCTGGCATTGATCGGCGCCCATCTCGAAACGGCCGCGAGCGAGCCGGGAAACCGCGCCGCCCGCGAGGCCATGATGCTCGGAGCGACCCATGCGGGGCTTGCCGTCTCCAACACATCGACGGCGCTGATCCATGGCCTCAGCCGCCCGATCGGCGCCTTCTTCCATGTCCCGCACGGCCTGTCGAACGCCATGCTGCTGCCGCTCGTCACCGCCTATTCCTTGTCGGCGGCACCGCGGCAATACGCGGCCGCGGCGCGGGCGCTCGGCTGGGCGACGGCGGGGGACAGCGACGCGCATGCCGGCCGCACGCTCGTCCAAGGTTTCATCGGCCTGAACGCACGGCTCAAGGTTCCGACGCCGCAAAACTTCGGCATCGGCGGGGAGCGCTACCAGGCGCTGCTGCCGGAGATGGCGCGCCAAGCCCTCAGCTCCGGGACGCCGCAGAACAATCCGCGCATCCCCGACACCGACGAAATCATCGAGCTTTACCGGAATGCCTGGGATGGCCGGGTTCCGGTTTTTTTTAGATGA
- a CDS encoding amino acid ABC transporter permease, producing the protein MKGWNWGGFFEYLTNEYMLEGALITLGLTVFSMVFGLILGFLVALMRMSKHKVLSLPAYFYTWIMRGTPLLVQLIIIYTGLPQLGIRFSVLESTLIGLTLNEAAYLSEIVRAGISAVPRGQVNAARAIGMREFQVMRYVVAPQAFRIIIPPLGNSVNGILKTTSIASIISMEELLRRTQVLIQEKFLVLELFIVAALYYLVMTTAWEFIQRRIEKRLGRAFDVQATVTEQR; encoded by the coding sequence GTGAAAGGCTGGAACTGGGGCGGCTTCTTCGAATATCTGACGAACGAATACATGCTCGAAGGCGCGCTGATCACGCTCGGCCTGACGGTCTTCTCGATGGTGTTCGGGTTGATCCTGGGCTTCCTCGTCGCGCTGATGCGCATGTCGAAGCATAAGGTTCTGTCCCTTCCAGCCTATTTCTACACCTGGATCATGCGCGGCACGCCGCTCCTGGTGCAGCTCATCATCATCTATACCGGCCTGCCGCAGCTCGGCATCCGCTTCTCCGTGCTCGAATCCACGCTGATCGGCCTGACCCTCAATGAGGCGGCCTATCTCTCCGAGATCGTGCGCGCCGGCATCTCGGCCGTTCCGCGCGGGCAGGTCAATGCGGCGCGCGCCATCGGCATGCGCGAATTCCAGGTGATGCGCTATGTCGTGGCGCCGCAGGCCTTCCGGATCATCATCCCGCCCTTGGGCAATTCAGTGAACGGCATCCTCAAGACCACCTCGATCGCCTCGATCATCTCGATGGAAGAGCTGCTGCGCCGCACGCAGGTGCTGATCCAGGAGAAGTTCCTGGTGCTCGAGCTCTTCATCGTCGCGGCGCTCTACTACCTGGTGATGACCACGGCCTGGGAGTTCATCCAGCGCCGGATCGAAAAGCGCCTCGGCCGGGCCTTCGACGTGCAGGCCACCGTGACCGAGCAGCGATGA
- a CDS encoding XRE family transcriptional regulator, whose amino-acid sequence MVKSDGIDQRIGARIRIEREGRGWSLSDLAEKASVSRAMIFKVERAESSPTATLLGKLSGAFGLSMSTLMARAEMQQGRLLRKADQPLWVDPQTGYVRRHVSPRSDLPLDLVRIELPAGKDVPMPASAYAFMRQLIWVLDGALVFVEGQTRHEMKEGDCLELGPPSDCVFKNESDRTCVYAVAVLSNS is encoded by the coding sequence ATGGTGAAATCTGACGGCATCGATCAGCGCATTGGCGCTCGCATTCGCATTGAACGGGAGGGCAGGGGCTGGTCGCTGTCCGACCTCGCTGAAAAGGCGTCGGTGTCCCGCGCCATGATCTTCAAGGTGGAGCGGGCCGAGAGCAGCCCGACGGCGACCTTGCTCGGCAAGCTCTCCGGAGCCTTCGGCCTGAGCATGTCGACGCTGATGGCGCGGGCGGAGATGCAGCAGGGGCGGCTGCTCCGCAAGGCCGATCAGCCGCTATGGGTCGATCCGCAGACCGGCTATGTGCGCCGCCATGTCTCGCCGCGCTCGGACCTGCCGCTCGACCTGGTGCGCATCGAATTGCCGGCCGGAAAAGACGTGCCGATGCCCGCCTCGGCCTATGCCTTCATGCGCCAGCTGATCTGGGTGCTGGATGGAGCGCTCGTCTTCGTGGAAGGGCAGACGCGGCACGAGATGAAGGAAGGCGATTGCCTCGAACTCGGCCCTCCCAGCGATTGCGTCTTCAAGAACGAGAGCGACCGGACCTGCGTCTATGCCGTCGCGGTGCTGAGCAATTCCTGA
- a CDS encoding amino acid ABC transporter ATP-binding protein — protein sequence MIEVRAVNKWYGDSFHVLKNCSLAVGKGEVVVVCGPSGSGKSTLIKCVNGLESVRDGDILIDGVKATDPGTDMPKLRARVGMVFQHFELFPHMTVMENLCIGQEKVLGRSPSEAREKALSLLERVGLTEHARKYPIQLSGGQQQRVAIARALAMDPIAMLFDEPTSALDPEMINEVLDVMVGLAQEGMTMMVVTHEMGFARKVADRVVFMDRGEIVENSDTEQFFAAPASERAKQFLSKILPH from the coding sequence ATGATCGAAGTCCGCGCCGTCAACAAATGGTACGGCGACAGCTTCCACGTCCTGAAGAACTGCAGCCTGGCTGTCGGGAAGGGAGAGGTCGTCGTGGTCTGCGGCCCCTCCGGCTCCGGCAAATCGACCCTGATCAAATGCGTCAACGGGCTGGAGAGCGTCAGGGATGGCGACATCCTGATCGACGGCGTGAAGGCGACCGACCCCGGCACCGACATGCCCAAGCTGCGAGCGCGGGTGGGCATGGTCTTCCAGCATTTCGAGCTGTTCCCGCATATGACGGTGATGGAGAACCTCTGCATCGGGCAGGAGAAGGTGCTCGGACGCTCCCCCTCCGAGGCCAGGGAGAAGGCGCTCTCTTTGCTCGAACGGGTCGGGCTGACGGAGCATGCGCGGAAATACCCGATCCAGCTCTCGGGCGGGCAGCAGCAGCGCGTTGCGATTGCGCGCGCGCTCGCCATGGACCCGATCGCGATGCTGTTCGACGAGCCGACCTCCGCGCTTGATCCGGAAATGATCAACGAGGTCCTCGACGTCATGGTCGGGCTCGCCCAGGAGGGCATGACGATGATGGTCGTCACCCATGAAATGGGGTTCGCCCGCAAGGTCGCCGACAGGGTCGTCTTCATGGATCGCGGCGAGATCGTCGAGAACAGCGACACGGAACAATTCTTCGCTGCCCCCGCAAGCGAGCGCGCGAAACAGTTCCTGTCGAAGATCCTTCCCCACTGA